One part of the uncultured Bacteroides sp. genome encodes these proteins:
- a CDS encoding endonuclease VIII: MIEIPEAIVLCHQLNNTIKGKVITDVVAGFSPHKFAFFLGDPQDYPSLLIGEKVFDSNPRGGLVEISTENTRIVFGDGANLHYFESGSKIPDKHQLLIEFDDNSFLAVTVQMYGGLWAFKVGTFDNPYYLVAVEKPSVLSDAFSKDYFINLISDENLKKKSAKALLATEQRIPGLGNGVLQDILYNAGIHPKKKVQELNTQEKEMLYNVIKNTISEICELGGRDVETDLFVNAGGYKTKLSKNTSGKPCSKCGSIIIKENYLGGSIYYCKECQPL, from the coding sequence ATGATTGAAATACCCGAAGCTATTGTATTGTGCCATCAGTTGAATAATACCATTAAAGGAAAGGTTATTACTGATGTTGTTGCAGGTTTTTCTCCTCACAAGTTTGCTTTCTTCTTGGGCGATCCTCAAGATTACCCATCACTCTTGATTGGGGAAAAAGTATTTGATTCCAATCCTCGGGGAGGTTTGGTTGAAATTAGTACAGAAAATACCAGAATTGTATTTGGTGATGGAGCTAATCTTCATTATTTTGAATCAGGAAGTAAAATACCCGATAAACATCAACTCCTGATAGAATTTGATGATAATTCTTTTCTTGCTGTAACAGTGCAGATGTATGGCGGATTATGGGCTTTCAAGGTCGGTACATTCGATAATCCATATTATCTTGTTGCAGTAGAAAAACCATCGGTTTTATCTGATGCATTTAGCAAAGATTATTTTATAAATCTTATTTCTGATGAAAATCTTAAAAAGAAATCTGCAAAAGCTTTGTTGGCTACCGAACAAAGAATTCCAGGCCTTGGTAATGGTGTATTGCAGGATATTTTGTATAATGCCGGCATACATCCCAAAAAGAAAGTTCAGGAGCTGAATACACAAGAAAAGGAGATGTTGTATAATGTAATAAAGAATACGATATCTGAAATCTGCGAATTAGGTGGGAGAGATGTTGAAACCGATTTGTTTGTGAATGCCGGAGGATATAAAACAAAGCTTTCCAAAAATACTTCTGGAAAGCCTTGCTCTAAATGTGGTAGTATTATTATAAAAGAAAACTATTTAGGCGGAAGCATTTACTATTGTAAGGAATGCCAGCCATTATAG
- a CDS encoding RNA-binding S4 domain-containing protein has protein sequence MAEARIDKWMWATRIFKTRTIAAEACKKGRVSINGSQVKASRTIKVGDVIQVKKSPITYSFKVLQTIEKRVGAKLVPEYMENVTTPDQYEILEMSKISGFVDRARGTGRPTKKDRRELEDFSTPESMDDFDFEFDFNSED, from the coding sequence ATGGCTGAAGCGAGAATAGACAAATGGATGTGGGCAACGCGTATATTCAAAACACGTACTATCGCTGCCGAAGCTTGTAAAAAAGGTCGTGTTTCTATTAATGGCTCACAGGTAAAAGCATCACGCACTATTAAAGTAGGTGATGTTATTCAGGTAAAAAAGTCACCTATTACTTATTCATTTAAGGTATTGCAAACAATAGAAAAGCGAGTTGGAGCTAAGCTTGTGCCCGAATATATGGAAAATGTTACCACTCCTGATCAGTATGAAATACTTGAAATGAGTAAAATTAGTGGTTTTGTGGACAGGGCACGAGGTACCGGACGGCCAACAAAAAAAGATCGTCGGGAATTAGAAGATTTCAGCACTCCAGAATCTATGGATGATTTTGACTTCGAATTTGATTTTAATTCAGAAGACTAG
- the pth gene encoding aminoacyl-tRNA hydrolase, with protein MKYLIVGLGNIGDEYRDTRHNIGFNVLDALAKASNIVFTDGRYGATATLSIKGRTLILLKPSTYMNLSGNAVRYYMQKEKIALENVLVVVDDLALPFGTLRLKAKGSDAGHNGLKHIAATLGTENYARLRFGIGNDFPRGGQIDFVLGNFTEEDMKTMDERLEMAGEIVKSFCLAGISLTMNQFNKK; from the coding sequence ATGAAATACTTGATTGTAGGATTGGGTAATATCGGTGATGAATACCGGGATACTCGTCACAACATAGGATTTAATGTATTGGACGCCCTTGCTAAGGCGTCCAATATTGTTTTTACCGATGGACGTTATGGGGCTACCGCTACTCTATCGATAAAAGGTCGTACGCTTATTTTGCTCAAACCATCTACTTATATGAATTTGAGTGGGAATGCTGTACGCTATTACATGCAAAAAGAAAAAATTGCCTTAGAAAACGTACTTGTAGTGGTTGACGACTTAGCATTACCGTTTGGGACTCTTCGCTTAAAAGCAAAAGGTAGCGATGCAGGCCATAACGGATTAAAACATATTGCTGCCACACTGGGAACAGAGAACTATGCACGTTTGCGTTTTGGTATCGGCAATGATTTTCCACGAGGTGGACAGATTGATTTTGTACTTGGTAATTTTACCGAAGAAGATATGAAGACAATGGATGAACGCCTGGAAATGGCTGGCGAAATTGTGAAAAGTTTCTGTCTGGCAGGCATTTCTCTTACAATGAATCAGTTTAATAAAAAATAA
- a CDS encoding 50S ribosomal protein L25/general stress protein Ctc has translation MKSIEISATLRNDFGKKGSQAIRKTDSVPCVLYGQGENLHFTVTNDSLRNLVYSPDIYLVNLDIEGKKVKAIMKDIQFHPVKDNILHIDFYQIDETKPIVMEVPVALEGLAEGVKAGGKLTLQLRKVKVKALFNNIPEKLVINVSSLGLGKTIQVGQLSFENLELLTAKEAVVCAVKLTRVARGLAAAASK, from the coding sequence ATGAAATCAATTGAAATTAGTGCAACTTTGAGAAACGATTTCGGAAAGAAAGGTTCTCAAGCTATTCGTAAGACTGACAGCGTACCTTGCGTTCTTTATGGACAAGGAGAAAACTTACACTTTACAGTAACAAACGATTCTCTTCGTAACTTGGTATATTCACCAGATATCTATCTTGTAAATCTGGATATCGAAGGTAAGAAGGTTAAGGCTATCATGAAAGATATCCAATTCCACCCAGTAAAGGATAATATTCTTCACATTGACTTCTATCAGATCGATGAGACTAAGCCTATCGTTATGGAAGTTCCTGTAGCTCTTGAAGGTTTGGCAGAAGGTGTTAAAGCCGGTGGTAAATTAACTCTTCAATTACGTAAAGTTAAAGTTAAAGCTTTATTCAACAATATCCCTGAAAAATTGGTTATCAATGTATCTAGCTTAGGATTAGGTAAGACTATTCAGGTTGGACAACTTTCATTTGAGAACCTAGAATTATTAACTGCTAAGGAAGCTGTTGTTTGTGCTGTTAAGTTGACTCGTGTAGCAAGAGGTCTTGCTGCTGCAGCTAGTAAGTAA
- a CDS encoding DUF3276 family protein, whose translation MEEFKKKSAVDMSEKEIVFSKSIKAGKRIYYLDVKKNRKDEMFIAITESKKVVSGEGDDSQVSFEKHKIFLYKEDFEKFMTGLTQAISFINDNQSNNEETVINQTDEEEINTDHIISDEIKIDIDFE comes from the coding sequence ATGGAAGAGTTCAAAAAGAAAAGCGCAGTGGATATGAGCGAGAAGGAAATCGTTTTTTCTAAATCAATCAAAGCAGGTAAACGCATTTATTATTTAGATGTTAAAAAGAACCGTAAAGACGAAATGTTCATTGCTATTACAGAAAGTAAAAAAGTAGTTTCAGGAGAAGGAGATGATTCACAGGTTTCTTTTGAAAAACACAAAATTTTTCTTTATAAAGAAGATTTTGAGAAGTTTATGACAGGATTAACGCAGGCAATATCTTTTATAAACGACAACCAAAGTAATAATGAGGAAACAGTAATCAATCAGACTGACGAAGAAGAAATAAATACTGATCATATAATTTCTGATGAAATAAAGATTGATATTGATTTTGAATAG
- the nusB gene encoding transcription antitermination factor NusB, translating to MINRVLIRLKIVQIVYAYYQNGNKNLDTAEKELFFSLSKAYDLYNYLLLLMIELTNFAHKRIDAAKNKLVPSQEDLAPCMKFVENKFIAQLEVNKQLSEFVTNQKKTWANETDFIKELFDKIASSDIYKEYMESKESSYIEDRELWRKIYKNFIMTNESLDQVLEDQSLYWNDDKEIVDTFVIKTIKKFEEKQGANQKLLPEFKDDEDQEFARRLFRRSILNEDYYRHLISENTKNWDLDRVAFMDVIIMQIALAEILSFPNIPISVSLNEYVEIAKLYSTAKSGSFINGTLDGIVNQLKKEGKLTKN from the coding sequence ATGATTAACAGAGTTCTTATTCGTCTTAAGATCGTGCAAATTGTGTACGCTTACTATCAAAATGGAAACAAAAACCTGGATACAGCCGAAAAAGAGTTGTTTTTTAGTCTTTCAAAGGCTTACGACCTCTACAACTACTTGTTGTTGTTGATGATAGAATTGACGAACTTTGCCCATAAACGTATTGATGCGGCAAAAAACAAATTAGTACCTTCTCAGGAAGATTTAGCTCCTTGCATGAAATTTGTGGAAAACAAATTTATTGCCCAATTGGAAGTAAACAAACAACTCTCAGAGTTTGTAACCAACCAAAAGAAAACATGGGCTAATGAAACCGATTTTATCAAAGAATTATTTGATAAAATTGCTAGTTCTGATATTTATAAGGAGTATATGGAGTCTAAAGAGTCTTCTTATATAGAAGATCGTGAGTTATGGAGGAAAATCTATAAAAACTTCATTATGACTAACGAGTCTTTAGATCAGGTTTTGGAAGATCAAAGCTTATATTGGAATGATGATAAGGAAATAGTTGATACCTTTGTTATTAAAACAATCAAGAAATTTGAGGAGAAACAAGGTGCAAATCAAAAACTATTGCCAGAATTTAAAGATGATGAAGATCAGGAATTTGCTCGTAGATTGTTCCGTCGTTCAATTCTGAATGAAGATTATTATCGCCATTTAATAAGCGAAAATACTAAGAACTGGGATTTAGACCGTGTGGCTTTCATGGATGTGATTATTATGCAGATTGCATTAGCGGAAATACTTAGTTTCCCTAATATTCCAATTAGTGTATCTTTGAATGAATATGTAGAAATTGCGAAACTATATAGTACCGCAAAAAGTGGCAGTTTTATTAATGGAACATTGGATGGAATAGTTAATCAATTAAAAAAAGAGGGAAAGCTAACAAAAAACTAA
- the yajC gene encoding preprotein translocase subunit YajC has translation MNLSVLLQAPAAGASGFLSGGGGTILMMVAMFAIIYFFMIRPQNKKQKEIQNFRKGLEVGQKVITAGGIHGKIKEVNDDLIVLEIADNVRIKIDKNSIFAAASDANQANAK, from the coding sequence ATGAACTTATCCGTATTATTGCAAGCACCAGCAGCTGGTGCCAGTGGTTTCTTAAGTGGTGGCGGTGGAACTATTTTAATGATGGTAGCCATGTTTGCTATTATTTATTTTTTTATGATTCGTCCACAAAACAAAAAACAAAAAGAAATACAGAATTTCCGTAAAGGATTGGAAGTAGGTCAAAAGGTTATTACTGCCGGTGGAATACATGGAAAAATTAAAGAAGTAAATGATGATTTAATTGTTCTTGAGATTGCAGATAATGTTCGTATTAAAATAGATAAAAATTCTATTTTTGCTGCTGCATCTGATGCAAATCAAGCAAATGCGAAATAG
- a CDS encoding YbbR-like domain-containing protein yields the protein MFIERNIKFFYLKVFRRVRSFLLSEKSRKVLIFLFFFFISSGFWLLQTLKNNFEIELAIPVKLKNIPNDAVITSEPISELHIIVKDKGTTLLNYFFGHDFYPISLDFADYQDLGNHVIIPSSSIEKRILSQLSSSTRLVSIKPDIVDYFYTMGASKKVPVRLRGKISTGRQYYLTDTVFSPDSVLVYAPQSMLDSIKYVSTHAVLLKEISDTVHKRVQLATIKGVKFVPDVVNLTLPVDILTEKTLEVPLLGINFPANKSLRTFPSKVKVTFQVGLRRFKSIRPENFVFDISYEELMKSGSEKYKLKLKSFPAGVSYVRIIPNQVDFLIESIPAYGY from the coding sequence ATGTTCATTGAAAGGAACATAAAGTTCTTTTATTTAAAGGTATTTAGGAGGGTCAGAAGCTTTCTGCTGAGTGAAAAAAGCAGAAAAGTTCTGATCTTTCTGTTTTTTTTCTTTATATCTTCTGGTTTTTGGTTATTGCAGACTTTAAAAAACAATTTTGAGATTGAATTAGCTATTCCTGTAAAACTAAAAAATATCCCGAATGATGCTGTTATTACCTCTGAACCTATTTCCGAATTACATATTATAGTTAAAGATAAAGGAACTACGTTGCTGAATTATTTTTTTGGTCACGACTTTTATCCCATAAGTCTGGATTTTGCAGATTATCAAGATCTTGGTAATCATGTAATTATACCTTCGTCTAGCATTGAGAAAAGAATTTTATCTCAGCTTAGTTCTTCTACCAGACTAGTTAGCATCAAGCCTGATATTGTCGATTACTTTTATACAATGGGTGCATCAAAGAAAGTTCCTGTAAGGTTAAGGGGTAAAATTAGTACAGGACGTCAGTATTACCTTACAGATACTGTGTTTTCTCCAGATTCAGTTCTTGTATATGCTCCACAGTCTATGCTCGATTCTATTAAATATGTCAGCACTCATGCTGTATTATTGAAAGAAATTTCGGATACTGTACACAAGAGAGTGCAATTAGCTACTATTAAAGGTGTGAAATTTGTACCCGACGTCGTTAATCTTACGCTTCCTGTTGATATTCTTACTGAAAAAACGTTAGAAGTGCCATTGTTAGGGATAAACTTTCCTGCAAATAAATCATTGCGAACTTTTCCTTCAAAAGTAAAAGTCACTTTTCAGGTTGGACTGAGACGCTTTAAATCTATTCGTCCTGAAAACTTTGTTTTTGATATCTCTTATGAAGAACTAATGAAGAGTGGTTCTGAGAAATATAAATTAAAACTGAAATCGTTTCCGGCAGGAGTGAGCTACGTACGCATTATTCCCAATCAGGTAGATTTCTTAATCGAATCAATTCCTGCTTATGGCTATTAA
- the coaE gene encoding dephospho-CoA kinase (Dephospho-CoA kinase (CoaE) performs the final step in coenzyme A biosynthesis.), with product MAIKIGLTGGIGSGKSVVSHLLKTMGIPVYIADDESKRITSTDTLIKQQLINLLGEEVYINGVLNKNLLAVYIFSDAEHAKIVNEIIHPRVKEDFVKWAAKNSKCPVVAIESAILIEAGFTDEVDIIAMVYAPMDLRLQRLALRDSSSSKEQILKRIQSQMDDEKKRTLVDFVIVNDEQIPIIPQVIELVKSSLQ from the coding sequence ATGGCTATTAAGATTGGTTTAACTGGCGGCATTGGGAGTGGTAAATCGGTTGTCTCTCATTTATTGAAAACAATGGGGATTCCCGTTTATATAGCAGATGATGAATCAAAAAGAATCACTTCGACTGATACTTTGATAAAGCAACAACTTATTAATTTACTTGGTGAAGAGGTTTATATTAACGGCGTTTTAAACAAGAATCTACTTGCGGTTTATATTTTTTCGGATGCAGAGCATGCTAAAATAGTTAATGAGATTATTCATCCAAGAGTTAAAGAAGACTTCGTAAAATGGGCAGCTAAAAATAGTAAGTGCCCTGTTGTTGCAATTGAATCGGCAATACTCATTGAAGCCGGATTTACTGATGAAGTTGATATTATTGCAATGGTTTATGCTCCAATGGATTTACGTTTGCAACGGCTGGCTTTACGTGATTCCTCTTCGTCAAAAGAACAAATCTTAAAAAGAATTCAAAGTCAGATGGATGATGAGAAGAAAAGAACATTAGTCGATTTTGTTATTGTTAATGACGAACAAATTCCTATAATTCCTCAAGTGATTGAGTTGGTAAAATCATCACTACAATAA
- a CDS encoding DUF5606 domain-containing protein — MLKTILSISGKPGLYKLISQGKNMLIVESISADKKRIPAYGNEKVISLADIAMYTNDSEVPLKEVLTSVLKKENGELASIDAKKSTSDQLRTYFAEILPDFDRDRVYVTDIKKLISWYNILITNGITDFEAEEIAEESAESEAE, encoded by the coding sequence ATGTTGAAGACTATTTTGTCTATCTCGGGTAAGCCGGGTTTGTATAAGTTAATTTCTCAGGGAAAGAATATGCTGATTGTTGAATCAATTTCTGCAGATAAGAAACGTATCCCTGCTTATGGTAATGAAAAAGTTATTTCTTTGGCTGATATTGCAATGTATACAAATGATTCAGAAGTTCCTTTGAAAGAAGTGCTAACTTCTGTGCTGAAGAAAGAAAATGGTGAATTAGCATCTATTGATGCAAAGAAATCTACTAGTGACCAATTGCGTACTTATTTTGCAGAGATTCTTCCAGATTTTGACCGTGATAGAGTTTATGTAACCGATATTAAGAAACTGATTTCATGGTATAACATTTTGATAACTAACGGTATCACAGATTTTGAAGCAGAAGAAATAGCTGAAGAATCTGCAGAATCTGAAGCTGAATAA
- a CDS encoding transcriptional regulator — translation MFRELDPLLHSQLRLAVMAILMNVEEADFVYLKEKTQSTAGNLSVQLDKLSEAGYIKVEKSFVGKKTHTACQILPAGRKAFERYVQALKDYIG, via the coding sequence ATGTTCAGAGAACTAGATCCGTTACTTCATTCACAACTTCGGCTTGCTGTAATGGCTATTCTAATGAACGTCGAAGAAGCTGACTTTGTGTATCTGAAAGAAAAAACTCAGTCGACGGCTGGCAATTTAAGTGTTCAGCTTGATAAACTTTCTGAGGCTGGGTATATAAAAGTAGAAAAAAGCTTTGTGGGAAAGAAAACTCATACGGCTTGTCAGATCTTACCTGCTGGAAGAAAGGCTTTCGAGCGCTATGTTCAGGCATTGAAAGATTATATTGGATGA